The following proteins are co-located in the Desulfoscipio sp. XC116 genome:
- the nrdR gene encoding transcriptional regulator NrdR — protein sequence MRCPYCGTFDSRVLDSRPAEEGNSVRRRRECGECGKRFTTYERVDELPLMVVKKDGRREYFDRQKLLAGLITACQKRSVPIILLEEMVGEIERDLKSITDREVQSKDIGEQVMVRLRDLDEVAYVRFASVYREFRDVQGFMREIEQLIKDN from the coding sequence GTGCGATGCCCCTATTGCGGTACTTTTGACAGCCGGGTATTGGATTCCCGACCCGCGGAAGAAGGTAATTCAGTGCGCAGGCGCAGGGAATGCGGCGAGTGCGGTAAGCGGTTTACCACTTACGAGCGGGTGGACGAGCTGCCGTTGATGGTGGTAAAAAAAGATGGCCGGCGGGAATATTTTGACCGGCAAAAGCTGCTGGCCGGTCTGATTACGGCCTGCCAGAAGCGTTCCGTACCTATTATTTTATTGGAGGAGATGGTTGGTGAAATCGAAAGAGATTTAAAAAGCATTACGGATAGGGAAGTACAAAGCAAAGATATAGGTGAGCAAGTTATGGTGCGGCTGCGGGATTTAGACGAGGTGGCTTATGTCCGCTTTGCCTCGGTATACCGTGAGTTTAGGGATGTCCAGGGCTTTATGCGGGAAATAGAGCAGCTGATTAAAGATAATTAA